The DNA window CTTGTCGAGGTCGAGGGCGCCGTCGAACCGATCCAGCGGGCGCTGACCCGGTTCACCGGTCCGTTTAACATCACGGGGCTGCCTGCCCTGACCATCCCGGTGGGCACGACGGCGGACGGGCTTCCCGTGGGCGTCCAGATGGTGGCGCGGTGGGGGAGAGAGGTGGACCTGATCCGGGCCGCGGTCGCCCTGGAGGCGCTCCTTGCGCCTGACCGCCCGCCGATGCACGCAGCCGGCGAGGCCTCCATAGGATCTTGACCGGGGGCAGGCAGAGTGGGCCGGTACAGGGACGATCCCTATCGTATCCGCATCCTTGGCGTGGAGAGACGCTCGCGCACGCACCACCTGGGGCCGGGGCCGCTGCGGGTGGGCCAGCGGCGGTTCTGGGTCGAAGACGTGGAGGTGGTCATCCGCTACTCCGTACCGGTGGTTTGGGAGCCTCCGAGAGCGACGGGCCGCCGTCCTCCCGGGGGTGCCACTCCCGGCGCTCGTCGATGACGTGCACCACCTGCCAGCCTCGCCTGACGAGTGCCCGCCCGATGAACCGCCGGTGACACAGCCATGGCAGGCGCTCGCTGCACATGAACGCCAGCAGGCCCCCACGCTGCTGCTCCTCCCGGGCGAGCTGCTCGAGGCGCGCGAGCCCGGAGGCAAACGCCGGCGTGGTCATCCAGGCCTCGTACCCGCCCGTGCGGAATCCCCCCAGGCTCTCCCCCATCTCAATGTACGTGACGCCGGCCTGTGCCAGCCACTCGCGCATGGCGCCCGCCGCGAAGTGAGGGTGAAGGCGGCTCGTGGGAAAGCGCCGGACGTCCACGACGCAGGTGATCCCGCGGCTTCGCAGCAGGGCCGCCATCTCCGGCTGCGAGCGCGACCCGTGGCCGACGCTGGCGATAATCATCGGCTCTCCCCGATCTTCAGCACCAGCGCTCCCTCGACGTCGGCCCGCTTGAGGCGTACGAGAGCGCGGTTCGCCTCCTCGAAGGGTACCGGTTGGGCGTGCACCTTCAGCGGCAGGCGTGCGGCCAGAGCCATGAACTCACGCCCGTCGGCGCGGGTGGTGTTGGCCACGCTTGCGAGGCGGCGTTCGCCGTAAATGAGCGGGTATTTGAACTCCGGCACGCGGTCGAGGTGGACGGCGTTGATGGCAAGCGTCCCACCTTTTCGAAGAACGCTCAAGCCTGTAGGGATGAGCGATCCGACCGGCGCAAACGAGATGGCCGCATGCACCTGGAAGGGCGGGCGCTCTCCGGCTTCTCCCGCCCAGACGGCGCCGAGGCGGCGCGCCAGCTCCCGGTGGCGCTCCTGCCGCGAGAAGACGAGAACTTCGCACCCCCACGCGACGGCCACCTGCAGCGTCAGGTGCGCAGACGCCCCGAACCCCAGCAAAGCCAGGCGCTGCCCGGGCTCCACTTTGGCCACCTTGAGCGAGCGGTAGCCGATGATCCCGGCGCACAGCAGCGGCGCCGCCTCGATGTCCGAGTAGCGGTCGGGCAGCGGCAACACCGACTCCGCCGGCGCCACCATGTATTCGGCGTATCCCCCGTCGGCATGGTAGCCCGTGAACTGGGGGCGCTCGCACAGGTTCTCCTTGCCCTCCAGGCAGTACTCGCACCGTCCGCATGCCCGGAAAAGCCAGGGGACGCCCACCCGGCTGCCGGTCCGGACGCCCGCCGGGAGCCATGCTTCAGCGCCCTCGCCGAGTGCCTCGACAGTTGCCACCACCTGGTGGCCCGGCACGACCGGCAGCCGGACCGGCGGAAGCTCCCCCTCGACCGTGTGAAGGTCGGTGTGGCAGACGCCGCAGGCCGCGACGCGCAGCCGCAACTCGCCCGGGCCCGGCTGGGGCAGCGGGCGCTCCTCGAGCTTCAGGGGCTCGCGTTCGGCGTCAGATGGCTGGTGAAGCGCCCAGGCTCGCATACGGCCTCCTCCTCGCACCCACGACCCCGCTCGGCGGCGGAGCGCGGCGCATCCATGGGGCCTGGCAAGAGGAGTCTTTCCGGAAGCGTTCGAATATGGAATGTTGACAAATCCATCATAGCGCCTTCGGGGCAGGGTGAGGGAGACGCTCCCGATTCCCGACCGGCGGTGATGCCTCCGTACAAAACGGAGGACGAGCCCGCCAGCCTCAGCGGTGGAGCCGGTGAGAATCCGGCGCCGACGGTAGAGTCCGAATGGGAGAAGGCGGCAAGAGCGGTGTAGCCCGGCGAGGGCTACCTCTCCCTTTCTCCTCTTCTCCCCGGTTCAGTCTCCCTGGATGGCCCCGTCCCGGCGGCGCGACAGGAGGCAGTGCCGTGGGAGTTCCCCGCACGAATACTCTGGCGTCGGACACCTCGGGCGCAGGCCTTTCTGGCGGCGCTCAGCCCCAGACCGGCACCTGGACGGTCAAGGCCGGCCTGGCGCGCATGCTCAAAGGCGGCGTGATCATGGACGTCACCACCCCCGACCAGGCCCGCATTGCCGAGGAGGCCGGTGCGGTGGCGGTGATGGCCCTGGAGCGCGTGCCGGCCGACATCCGGGCCGCAGGCGGGGTGGCACGCATGGCCGATCCCGCCGTCATCGAGGCGATCAAGCAGGCCGTCACGATCCCGGTCATGGCCAAGGTTCGCATCGGCCATTTCGTGGAGGCCCAGATCCTCCAGGCTCTCGGGATCGACTTCATCGACGAAAGCGAGGTGCTGACGCCCGCCGACGAAGAACACCACATCGACAAGCACGCCTTCACGGTACCCTTCGTCTGCGGCGCCCGGGACCTGGGGGAGGCGCTCCGGCGCATCGGCGAAGGCGCCGCCATGATCCGCACCAAGGGGGAGGCCGGCACCGGCGACGTGGTGGAGGCCGTCCGCCACATGCGCCGCATCACCCGCCAGATCCGGGAGCTGGCCGCTCTCGGGCCCGAGGAGCTGATGGCCAGGGCCAAGGAGCTGGGCGCCCCGTACGAACTCGTGACCCGGGTCGCCGGCGAAGGTCGCCTGCCCGTCGTCAACTTCGCCGCCGGCGGGATCGCGACCCCCGCCGATGCTGCCCTCATGATGCAGCTCGGGGCCGACGGCGTCTTCGTCGGGTCGGGCATCTTCAAGTCATCCGATCCGCCGGCGCGTGCCCGCGCCATCGTCGAGGCCGTCGCCCACTACAACGAGCCGGAGGTCCTGGCGCGCGTCTCGAGGAACCTGGGCGAGGCCATGCAGGGCCGCACGGCTGCGGCGTTGAGCGCCGCCGAGCGCCTGCAGGACCGGGGGTGGTAGCATGGGCACGATGAGCCGCCCTCGCGTCGGCGTGCTGGCCCTGCAGGGTTCGGTGCAAGAACACGTCGCCACGCTGCGGCGGCTGGAAGTGGACGTCCGGCAGGTGCGCCGTCCCGAACACCTGGAAGGCCTGGACGGCCTCATCCTTCCGGGGGGCGAAAGCACCACCTTCCGGAGGCTGATGGCAAGCGGGCTGTTGCAGGCGGTGCGGCAGGCGCGCGACGAAGGGATGGCGCTGTTCGGGACGTGCGCCGGCCTCATCCTGCTTGCACGGCACATCGTCGACCAGCCCGAGCCCGGCGTGACGGTTGAGCAGGCCCGGACACCGGGTCCGGGCCTGGCCGTGCTCGACGTGACCGTCGCACGCAACGCTTACGGGCGCCAGGTGGCCAGCTTCGAAGCGCCCGTTGCGCTGCAG is part of the Bacillota bacterium genome and encodes:
- a CDS encoding DUF488 domain-containing protein, giving the protein MIIASVGHGSRSQPEMAALLRSRGITCVVDVRRFPTSRLHPHFAAGAMREWLAQAGVTYIEMGESLGGFRTGGYEAWMTTPAFASGLARLEQLAREEQQRGGLLAFMCSERLPWLCHRRFIGRALVRRGWQVVHVIDERREWHPREDGGPSLSEAPKPPVRSSG
- a CDS encoding zinc-dependent alcohol dehydrogenase family protein, with amino-acid sequence MRAWALHQPSDAEREPLKLEERPLPQPGPGELRLRVAACGVCHTDLHTVEGELPPVRLPVVPGHQVVATVEALGEGAEAWLPAGVRTGSRVGVPWLFRACGRCEYCLEGKENLCERPQFTGYHADGGYAEYMVAPAESVLPLPDRYSDIEAAPLLCAGIIGYRSLKVAKVEPGQRLALLGFGASAHLTLQVAVAWGCEVLVFSRQERHRELARRLGAVWAGEAGERPPFQVHAAISFAPVGSLIPTGLSVLRKGGTLAINAVHLDRVPEFKYPLIYGERRLASVANTTRADGREFMALAARLPLKVHAQPVPFEEANRALVRLKRADVEGALVLKIGESR
- the pdxS gene encoding pyridoxal 5'-phosphate synthase lyase subunit PdxS; this encodes MASDTSGAGLSGGAQPQTGTWTVKAGLARMLKGGVIMDVTTPDQARIAEEAGAVAVMALERVPADIRAAGGVARMADPAVIEAIKQAVTIPVMAKVRIGHFVEAQILQALGIDFIDESEVLTPADEEHHIDKHAFTVPFVCGARDLGEALRRIGEGAAMIRTKGEAGTGDVVEAVRHMRRITRQIRELAALGPEELMARAKELGAPYELVTRVAGEGRLPVVNFAAGGIATPADAALMMQLGADGVFVGSGIFKSSDPPARARAIVEAVAHYNEPEVLARVSRNLGEAMQGRTAAALSAAERLQDRGW
- the pdxT gene encoding pyridoxal 5'-phosphate synthase glutaminase subunit PdxT, with amino-acid sequence MGTMSRPRVGVLALQGSVQEHVATLRRLEVDVRQVRRPEHLEGLDGLILPGGESTTFRRLMASGLLQAVRQARDEGMALFGTCAGLILLARHIVDQPEPGVTVEQARTPGPGLAVLDVTVARNAYGRQVASFEAPVALQPPLAAGGPFPGVFIRAPRIASTGAAVRLLGVLGDEPVLVQQDRVLGATFHPELTADLRIHRYFVEEVAGRRRFST